A region of Culicoides brevitarsis isolate CSIRO-B50_1 chromosome 1, AGI_CSIRO_Cbre_v1, whole genome shotgun sequence DNA encodes the following proteins:
- the LOC134838185 gene encoding spliceosome-associated protein CWC27 homolog, with product MSSIYIQEPPTSGKVLLKTTVGDIDVELWSRECPKACRNFIQLCMEGYYNNTIFHRLVKGFIVQGGDPDGDGHGGESIYGEPFKDEFHSRLRYTRRGLVGMANSGKNDNGSQFFFTFAATPELQNMNTLFGKVTGDTIFNMLKLEEGMVDQNERPMYPHKILKTVILNNPFDDIVPRKLKKSSKEEGESSKKKSKKGVKNYGLLSFGEEAEEDEIEATEFVQKVGNKGKSTHDVLDDPKLSKEEVKIERRSKTPEPDLVAKEKEEAEIKKRQEMVREKLSKKKAEIAKKESDGDSDEDVLSLIDREKMEEKQKKAQEIRKEIAKLKKGYASEKKAASQKIEEEKKEKEKHNKIIDDYLKEKAVYVEKVKLLPKKGASREDHTLALLAKFKAKLNSARGSAFNDDDDDEKDEEKETKPSSSNVNIDEEIQSDNWLSHKLRFESEIPVLAKDASTKGDDWYDVYDPRNPMNKRKRHEATGGDSKSSKSRKSDR from the exons atgagTAGCATTTATATCCAAGAACCGCCGACAAGTGGCAAAGTCTTGTTAAAGACGACTGTTGGTGACatag acGTCGAATTATGGTCTCGCGAATGTCCAAAGGCATGCCGGAACTTTATTCAGCTCTGCATGGAAGGATATTACAACAACACAATTTTCCATCGTCTTGTCAAGGGGTTCATTGTGCAAGGAGGCGATCCCGATGGCGACGGGCATGGAGGCGAATCAATCTACGGCGAGCCATTCAAAGATGAATTCCACTCGAGATTGCGTTACACGAGACGAGGTCTTGTCGGCATGGCCAATTCCGGCAAAAATGACAATGGatctcaatttttcttcactttcgCTGCCACGCCAGAACTGCAGAATATGAACACGTTATTTGGCAAAGTTACGGGCGACACAATTTTCAATATGCTCAAACTCGAAGAGGGAATGGTCGATCAGAACGAACGTCCGATGTATCCGCACAAAATTCTCAAAACTGTAATCTTGAATAATCCCTTTGACGATATTGTTCCgcgaaaattgaagaaaagttCAAAGGAAGAAGGCGAAAGTTCCAAGAAGAAAAGTAAGAAGGGCGTGAAAAATTATGGACTTTTATCGTTTGGCGAAGAAGCGGAGGAAGACGAAATAGAAGCGAcggaatttgtacaaaaagttggaaataAAGGCAAATCCACGCACGACGTTTTGGATGATCCAAAGTTGAGTAAGGAGGAGGTCAAGATAGAACGGAGATCAAAAACTCCGGAGCCGGATCTTGTGGCgaaggaaaaagaagaagctgaaataaagaaaagacAAGAAATGGTCCGTGAAAAATTGTCCAAGAAAAAGGCAGAAATCGCGAAGAAGGAATCTGATGGTGATTCTGATGAAGATGTTCTCAGTTTGATTGATCGCGAAAAGATGGAAGAGAAACAGAAGAAAGCTCAGGAGATAAGAAAAGAAATTGCCAAACTTAAAAAAGGATACGCTTCGGAGAAAAAAGCTgcaagtcaaaaaattgaagaagagaaaaaagaaaaggaaaaacacaacaaaataattgacGATTATCTGAAGGAAAAAGCTGTTTATGTGGAAAAGGTGAAATTGCTGCCGAAGAAAGGAGCGAgtcg GGAAGATCACACACTAGCCCTTCTGGCAAAATTCAAAGCAAAACTAAACTCTGCCCGTGGTTCTGCCtttaatgacgatgatgatgatgaaaaagacgaagaaaaagaaacaaaacctTCGTCAAGCAACGTAAATATCGACGAAGAAATTCAATCGGACAACTGGCTGTCTCACAAATTGCGTTTCGAATCAGAAATTCCCGTTTTAGCGAAAGATGCTTCAACGAAAGGTGACGACTGGTATGATGTGTATGACCCTCGAAATCCAATGAACAAACGAAAGAGACATGAAGCCACTGGTGGAGACTCAAAAAGTAGCAAAAGTAGAAAATCTGATCGATAA